The nucleotide window TGAAAAATATAAAATCAGTTATTTTGATCTTTTTAACAATGGAATTTTAGCTCCATTAAAAAAAATTCATATTGACTTTAAAAAACCTGTTTTCTTTAGAGAAGAGATATCAATCGAATGTATTTTGCATTATACCGAGGCTTCAAAAATTTCAACTGAGTATATAATCAAAAAACAAGATAATACAATAGCTGCAACAGGATATGTTATTCAAATGCTGCTTAACCTAAAATATGAACTCTTTTTAACCCAGCCTGAATATTATAAAAATTTTTGTAAGATGTGGGAAAAAGGGAAAATTAAATGAGAAATGTTGTTATTGCTCAAACCTCTGTTGTTACATCTGTCGGCTCAGATTTGACCTCTACTTTTCAATCTTTTTTAAATAAAAAATCAGGCATTAAGAAAATTGATCGATTTGAAACTAAAAACTATAGAAGTAAATATGCAGCACTCATTAAAGATATAGAGACACCTGAAAATAGAAGCAGTTTCTTAAATCTTACTGATTTGATCATTGACCAACTGAATGACATACCCAAAAATTGCCGTTTGTTAACAGCTACGACACAAGCATGTGTTGATCTGTTTGAAAAAAACGAAAAAAAAAAATGCTCTATAAACAAATACCTGATCCCTTCCAATATCCCTAAATACATAGCTCGAAAATTAAACCTGAAAGACAGCGGAATAAATATAAATTCTGCCTGCGCTTCCCCAACAATTGCTATTATTAAAGGCACGCAAATGATTAAAAACAAAAGAGCAGACTCTGTTCTTATATTTTGTGCTGATATTGTAAGTGAATTTGTTTTTTCAGGTTTTTCCGCGTTAAACGCACTCTCTGCATGCCCTACACAACCTTTTGATATTAACAGAAAAGGGTTGAATCTTGGTGATGGAGGGGCGGCAATCCTTCTTATGAATGAAGAACTTGCAAAAAAAAATCATATTGAGTTTAACACATCCATTGCAGGATATGGCATTGCATCCGACGCCACTCATATTACCGCACCGGCAAAGGACGGACGTGGATTAATCATGGCTGTCAAAAATGCTCTTAAAACGGCTAAAATAAATGCTGATCAAATTGGTGCAGTCAATACTCATGGCACAGGAACTATATATAATGATTCCATGGAAATTAATGCATTAAAAAATATTTTTAAAGACATAAAGATACCGGCAAATTCATTTAAAGGCTCAATTGGACACACTTTGGGTGGTGCAGGCGGAATTGAAGCAGCCGTTGGGACATTAATGCTTAAAGAACATATACTTCCTGGAACCTGTGGTTTTTCAAACCCTGAAAAAGATGCTGAAAATTTAATAAGTTCTGACAATGTATCGTTTTTTAAAAATTATCTTTTAAGTACAAATTCCGGTTTTGCCGGAACAAATGCTGCTTTAGTTTTAAAAAGGATAAATTGTTAATGGATTATTATATATGCGGCATAGGTTTTGTGACTCCTGAATCATTTGGATGTGGCAGGGATTTTAAAACCTTTAATCCAAAACCTGGAAAACTTTCCCCCATAACAAGAAAAGATGTTTTAGAAAAACCTTATAAACCTTTTGGCAGGATGGACTTTTTTTCAAAAATTGGTTTTACAGGTGCATATTTTGCCTATAAAGATGCTCAATTAATTACTGCTGAACCAGTTGAAAACAATAAAACATCCAATACTGCTATAGTTGTATCAACACATTTTAGATGTCTTGATACTGATAATAATTATTTTCAAACAATCAAATCTGAAAATGGCAAGAATGCCAGCCCAGCCCTGTTTGCATATGCACTTCCAAATGCATTTTTAGGCGAAACTTCAATTTATTTAAAAACAACCGGTCAATGTTTTGCTATTAATGAAGACAGTACAAATGGAATTACCGCACTTAAAATGACATTTGACATATTAAATTCCGAGGAATCTGAAATTGTAATATGCGGCGTCTGCGATGTAAACATTCCAAAAATTTTAGAGAAACAGTTAAACAACAGAGATGATTGTTTTGCAGGAAGTCTTTTTTTTACAATCAGCAAAAAAGAACAAAAACATAATTATGGCAAAATAAAAGAAGATGAAAACGGTAATTTTTTTTTTAATGAAAAGAATATAGAAAGTCTCCTTGATCTTGCTCAAGTTTGTATAGAAAACAATAAATTAAGGACAATTTAATATTATGAAAATGCAACTAATCTTTCCTGAATGGAAAAAACTCAGGCATCAGACAGTATTTCATCTTCCTCCCCATGCACCGGTTGTGTTTTCCGCAGCTCTACCAGAATACGTTGATCTTCATTTTTTTGATGAAAATGTACAAACTATTCAATATGACACGACCTATGATATTATTGCAATCTCAGTACTTCTTTCCTGCCAGATTCCAAGAGCATTAGAAATTGCTGATAAATATAGAAAAGAAGGGGTTCCTGTGATTTTTGGAGGCATTGCAGTTATGCTTCATCCCAAAGAAGTCATGGAACATGCTGATTCTGTATTCCTTGGTGAAGTTGAAGATGGAAGGCTTACAAAGCTTCTTGAAGACTTTAAAAATGGTGAGTTAAAAAAAGTTTATGATTATATGCAAGATCACCCTGACACCAATACAATTGGACCTGCCAGGAGAGATATTCTTGATCATGAACTCTATGCCTACAGAGGCATTCAAATGGTTGATCTTGTTCATGCATCCCGTGGTTGCAAATTCAATTGTTTTCCATGTTGCAATAATTTTTTAGGTGGTAGTAAATTCAGGCCACGTCCCATTGATACAGTCATTAAAGAGATAAGTGAAATAAAAAACAACCGTCTTTTTATTGTGGACAACTCCCTTGCTCAGGATAAAGAGTGGGTAATGGATCTTTTTAGAGAAATGATACCCTTAAAAAAGAAATGGGTTTCACATCCTATTGTTTATGATGATGATGTGCTTAAACTTGCTGCTGAAGCTGGATGCTGGTATGTTTATCAAGCAATTGTTGATACATCAGATGTTATCAAAGACAGAATAAAACGCCTCCATGATCATGGAATCGGGGTAGAAGGAACAATTCTTTTAGGTACTGATGAACAAGATGAAGATTATATTAAGCGTTTGATTGATTTTCTCATGGAAACAAATCTTGATATGGCTGAGTTTACAATTCTTACACCTTTCCCGGAAAGTCCTATCAGAAGAAAATTTGAAAAAGAAGGAAGGATTCTGCACAATGACTGGAGCAAGTATTCGTGTGATAATGTAGTTTTCCAGCCAAAGCAAATATCCCCTGAAAGACTTGAGGCAATGTATGATCTTGCCTGGGAAACCTTTTATGCCAATGGAGGTCAGCAAACAAAAATGGGTTCGCTTTTTTATAAAGTTATCCAGAAAGAAATCAAAGATGGTACATATAGACGATATAATCCAAAAACAAAACGGGCTTTCAGGAAACTGATATGATCATGAACCGTAAAAATAAAAAAATTCTGCTTGTTCATCCTTTGGGTTATAAATCTGATAAAGCATCCACTGATATTTCAAGAATCGCTAATATTACACCACCACTTGGCATTGCAAGCATTTGCGCCTATTTGCTTTTACGACAAATTGATTGTGATATAATTGATTGCTATGCCCATCCTGATGCAGACAAGAAAATCAATAAATATCTTGAAACTGAAAAACCTGACTATATTGGTTTTTCCTGTTCAACTTCAACTTTTATGGATGGAATACGTATTGCAAAAATCTCAAAATCAATACTTTCTGACATTAAAATTGTTTTTGGTGGCGCACATGTTTCAGCTTTAAAAGAATCAATTATAAATAATTTTAACATTGTTGATTATGTGGTCGTAGGTGAAGGAGAGCAGACACTTACTGAACTAATAGAAGCTGACAACAAGAACCTTTCCGATATTAAAAACATTGTCTACAAAAATTATGATAATAAAGTTGTTTTTACCGGATACAGAAAAAATTTACTTGATTTAGACTCCCTGCCCTTCCCGGCATATGAAAAACTTGACGGGTATCCCGAAAAATACAAACTCCCGATTTTCAACTACCCCAAAACTCCGAATTCCAGCTGTATTTCAAGCAGAGGCTGTCCTTATTCATGCAGTTATTGTGACAGATCCGTATTCAGAAAAACTTTCAGATTCAACAGTGCTGAATATCTTTACAAACATTTTAAATATTTAAACCATAATTTTGGAATCAAGCATGTAAATTTTTATGATGATCAATTCACATTCCATAAAAAAAGAGTTTTAAAATTTTGTGATCTTATGATTTCAGGCGATCTTAAAATGAGTTTTAACTGTGCTGCAAGAGCAGAACATCTTGATCATGAAATTGTTACGGCAATGAAGGCTGCCGGGTGTTGGATGATTAGCCTGGGTATTGAAACAGGAGATCAAAAACTTCTTGCACAACATAGACAAAATGCAAATATTGAAATGCTTCGAGAAAAAATCACATTAATTAAAAAAGCAAAAATACGTGTAAAAGCCCTTTTGATGATGGGACTTCCAGGGGAAACAGAAGAAAGTATATCAAAAAGTAAAAAATATGTTTATTCTCTGCCAATTGATGACTTTAATCTTGCAAAATTCACTCCTTTTCCCGGCTCTCCAATCTACCAACAAATCAAGGATGGTGGCTCTTTAGGAACTTTTGATGAAAATTGGGAGAAAATGGACTGCATGGAATTTATTTTTATTCCCAATGGAATTAACAAGGAAAAAATGGAAGCACTGTTTATAGATTTTTACAGATCTCATTTTATGAGATATAAAGTCCTTTTTGGATACTTTTCTATGATATGGAAATCACCAGATTCCTGGCGCAGATTTTTCATTGATTTTTTCTCTTTTATGAACTTTATTAAAAATAAAAAAAGAGTTCAGACATAGCTAAAATAATAGATATCTTTGAAGATGGGATTTTAAATACACGAAAGAGTTGACAACCATGAAATTCAAAAAAGTCATTGTTCAATTTGATACAAAAGATTTGATGTTGGCCGAAGAGCTGATCTGTGATATTTTTTTTTCTTTCAGCCTCAAAGGGGTGGTGTGTGATATCCCTCTGGATGAACCTGATGAAGGCTTTGGCACAAACACTTTGCCAAAACCTGAAATCAACTCCATCACAGGATTTCTCCCTCTGATTGATTCGTCCGACATCATACTTGAAAAAATAAAGCAACAAGCGGCAAAACTGTCGAGTCTGGATATAAAAACCAATATTAAAACTCAGATTGTTGATGAAAAAGACTGGGCTGATGCCTGGAAGGACTATTTTGAAGTCACAAAGGTTACAGACAAAATTACCATAAAACCGGAATGGAAAGACCATACAGCACAAGAAAATGAAATTGTTATCCATCTTGACCCTGGTATGGCATTTGGCACGGGAACCCATCCGACAACAGCCATGTGCATAAAGCAAATTGAAACATTTCTTGTGCCGGGTTCAACATTCCTGGATGTTGGAACAGGATCGGGAATTTTAATGGTTGCGGCTGCAAAACTTGGTGCTTCATGCCTTGTTGGCATTGATACTGACGAGGTGGCCATAAATGTGGCCAAAAAGAACCTGGCCAAAAATGATATTGACCCTGAAATCTTTGATCTTCTGTGTACACCTATAGACACAATGCCACAGGATCAAAAACCTGCCCAAACCTTTGGGTTTATTGCCGCCAATATTATTGCCCAGGTCATTGTAGACATCCTGCCACAGATATCTTTGAGAATGACACACAAAACAACAACCGTTCTTTCAGGTATTATCAAAGAGCGGCAAGCCGACGTAATGAAAGCGCTTGAGGCCAGTCATCTTGTTGTCATCCATGAAGACCATATGGATGAATGGGTAACTCTTGCCGTTAAAAAGACCCCCTGATTCCCATATTAATTTGAGGATCAGTTGAATAACATTGGAAATTAATGATATACCCGTATGCATAAATTATTATCTTAACTTTTGAACTTAAACTATAACAAAAGGGTTATTGTAAGGTAAGCACATATGGCATCCCTGCCGGAATTTACTGTGTCAAACAAGGATAATACAACAATTATTTGTCTTATCGGTAAGCTTGATGCAAAAGGCGCATCCAGCATCTGGCAGGATGTCATCCACGCTATGTCTGCCGGTAGTACGGCAAACCTGATCCTTGACCTTGAAAAGTTAACATACCTGGATACGGCAGGGGCCACACTTATTCATCACATGGAAATGCTGGTCAAAAACCTGGGGATAAAAGAAATCAGCATTGTCAATCTTAAACCGGAACATTTGCCTCTTGTTGATCTTGCAAAAACCATAAAACTAAAAAATATCTATTCTCCCTTGAAAAAACTTTCCTTTGTTGAGAATAAAGGGAAAAAACTGTCAGAGCTTTTATCGGAAACAACAGAATTTATAACCTACACCGGAGAAATCACCTGGGCATTGATTCAAAGCCTTATCCATCCCAAAAAAATTCGATGGTCCGACACCTTGCAGGTTGCCGAAAGGGCCGGGGTTGACGCCCTGCCCATCGTTGCCCTGATCAGCTTTATTGTGGGCCTTGTCATGGCCTTTCAGGCAGCCATTCCCATGCGCATGTTCGGGGCGGAACTTTATGTGGCCGATCTTATCGGAATCGCCATGGTAAGAGAGCTTGGCCCCTTGATGACCGCCATTATCCTGGCCGGAAGATCGGGTTCGGCTTTTGCCGCTGAAATCGGGACCATGCGGATCAATGAAGAGATTGATGCATTAACGGTCATGGGAATTAATCCAATACGGTTTTTGATTGTACCAAGGATCATTGCCTCAACCATCATGACCCCTTTGCTGACCATATTTTCAAACCTTGTGGGAATGCTGGGCGGTGCCCTTGTGATCACATCCATGGGATATCCTATTATTTCCTATTACAACCAGATTGTATCCTTTGTGACATGGATTGATTTTGCAGGGGGACTGATTAAATGCTTTGTGTTTGGAATTCTGATTGCCGCAACCGGCTGCATCCGGGGATACCAGACCCAAAGCGGGCCGTCTGCCGTCGGGATTTCAACCACCCGTGCCGTTGTCACCGGCATTATACTGATTGCCGTGTTTGACGGTATTTTTTCAATTATTTATTATACCCTTGGAATATGAAACAGACTCAAACCGCCATAAAAATAAAAAACCTTTTTGCTGGGTATAACAATACCGCAATTATTGAAAATCTCAATTTTGAAGTGCTTAAAGGCGAAGTGTTTGTGATTATCGGCGGGTCAGGATGTGGAAAAAGCACTTTGTTAAAGAATATGATCGGACTTTTACCACCTATTTCAGGCAAAATTATAATCCTGGGAGAAAACCTGTCCGATGCCTCTGGACAAGACAGAAACCGTATCCTTCAGAACATCGGGGTAGCCTTTCAGAGCGGGGCCTTGTTCGGCTCCATGACGGTGATGGAAAATATTACCCTGCCGTTAAAAGAATTTACTCGCCTCCCCGGTTCAGTTATGGAAGATATTGCCTGGTTGAAACTCAAACTGGTCGGCCTTGAAAACTCTGCTTTTCTCATGCCCGGAGAATTGTCCGGCGGCATGAAAAAAAGAGCTGCACTGGCCCGTGCCATGGCTCTTGACCCCTCCATTATTTTCCTGGATGAACCCTCTGCAGGGTTGGACCCGATTACATCGGCAGAGCTGGATCATCTGGTCATGGATCTTGCATCATCCCTGGGAATCACATTTGTGATTGTCACCCATGAACTGGCAAGCATTGAGGCCATATCCGACAGGATCATCATGCTTGAAAAAACGGCAAAAGGCATCATTGCAACCGGCACACCTGAACAACTGAAAAATTATCACACCAACCCTTATGTCCATAATTTTTTTAACCGGACCACTGATTTAAAAAAAACTGTTGATTTTAACCGGACTAATGACAAAGGTGAACAATGACCCAAAAAACAAATTTCTTTAAACTCGGCCTGTTTATAATTATTGCATTCAGCCTAGGTACGGTATTTTTAATCATTTTCGGAGCTGGAAAATTTTTCAAACAAGAGCTGCTCGCAGAAACCTGTTTCAATGAATCGGTCCAAGGCCTGAGCATCGGCTCCGAGGTAAAGTACAAAGGAATTAAAATCGGAACGGTCAAGTCCATTACCAGTGCGGCCCGTGTATACCAGACCAAGTCGGATTATGTGCTGGTGATCATCGCCCTTGAAAACGGCATATCCTTAGGCCAGACAGGTAACTCTTCAACGATCCGAATCAGGAACGCCATCAAGGACGGCCTGGTCATCCGCCTCTCCTTTAAGGGACTTACCGGCGTAGCCTATCTTGAAACCGATTATTCAGTACAAAATCCCGATGATGTGCTTGATATTTCCTGGTCCCCAAACAACATCTATATTCCTTCCCAGCAAAGCAATATCAAACAATTGGGCGATACCCTCAACCTGATTCTTGATAACCTGGCAGACATCAATCTGAAAGGGATTACAACTGACATTGATCTGCTGTTACAGACCTTGAATCAAAAAATAAATACCATTGACATGGAAAAGATCTCCGGTCTTACAGCCTCCCTGCTGACAGAACTCAAAGATACCAACCAGAAGATCAGCAAAATTATCGGATCAGACAAGGTCAAACACCTTCTGGATGATGCACAAGCCTCTTTTTCAGAGCTGAGAACCATTGTTGAGTCTTCAAAAATACCGTTGAACCAGGCGCTAAACGATTTCCAAAAAGCCGCCGGCAGCACAAAGAACATGACCCGGGATCTTGAAACCCGGCTGCCACCAAAAATTGACAGCCTGTCGTCCAACCTTGATCAATTGATGCAAAACCTTGCAGGTACATCCGAACAAGTGGAGAATATCATCTGGCTCAATTCCGATAAGATCAAGCTGATTATTGACAATCTTGAAACCACGTCTGAGAATTTAAAACAGATGAGCCACGATCTGAAACAATATCCCGGCAGGCTGCTTTTTGAAAAGCCGCCCCAAAAAATAAATACGGAGAAAAAAAACTGATGCGGCAAAACTATTCCATCATTTTAACCGGATTACTGGTTTTCCTGACCGTCCTTACCGTCATTTCGGTCTTTTCAGGGTGTGCCGGCATACAGACAAAGCCTGCCGACAAAAATTATTTTGAATTGCAAATCACCGTACCTGCATCAGCCCCCAACAGCTTTTTCATTGGTGATCCCCTTCTTGTCAGAACATTTTGTATCAACCCTGCATTTGATTCCCATTCTTTTGTTTACCTCATTGAAAAAAACGAGTATGTAACCGATTATTACAATGAATTTATCTATTCTCCAACCCGGCTTATCACAGAAAAAATTGCGGAAAATCTTTACAACTCAAACCATTTTAAGCCTGCCCCCACCGACAGCAGACAGGACATCACCTACCTTTTATCCGGTAAAATCACAAGGCTTTACGGAGATTTTCAGGCGACAAATGATCCCAGTGCCATAATTGAAATCAGAATGATTCTGAAAAAAAATACAGGCAAAGCTTTCCAGGTTATTTCCAGCAAGACCTATCTGGCCCAGGAACCCATTTTATCCCGCAACCCGGCTCACCTTGTTTTTGGCTGGAACAAAGGGCTTGCAAAAATCATGGCACAATTTATCAGCGATTTTTCAAAAACAGGTCTTTCAAAATAAATTTTTCCAATCCATGCTACATTAAAGAATACGGATCAACATCCACAATCAGCCGCATCCCTGACTTGGGCTTTGTCTTGGGATTATCCATCATGGATTTTATCAGCTGGTTTAACATTGCTGAAGAAGGGCTTTTCACAAGAATCTGCCATCTGAACCGTGAAGAAATTTTGGGAATACTCGCCTCAATGGGTCCCAAAACCTGAACCAGATCCTTTTGATTTTCCTGAGCTTCAACCATGGCTTTGAGAACCTGTGCAACAGTGGCGGCATAGACTTTTACCTTTGCCGCGCTGTTTCCCGACAGTTTCAACTGAATCATCCGCGAGAAGGGCGGATACATCAAGGCTTTCCGATAGGGCACTTCATTTTGAAAAAATTCAAAAAAATCCTGTTTCCTGGAGGCTTCAATAATAAAATGTTCGGGATTATAGGTCTGCATAATCACTTTTCCCGGCGTATCCCCTCTTCCTGCACGACCGGCCACCTGGGCCAGAAGCTGAAATGTTCGCTCCCCTGCCCTGAAATCCGGAAGACTCAAGGACAAATCGGCACAAATCACGCCCACCAGGGTGATAGAGGGAAAATCATGCCCTTTGGCAAGCATCTGGGTTCCCACAACAATATCGATATTCCGGTTTCGGATACTCTTCAATATTTTTATGGTGGCCCCTTTTTGGGATGTGGAGTCCTGATCCATCCTCGCAAGCCTTGCATCCGGAAACAGGGCCTTTAGCATGGATTCAACTTTTTCAGTTCCAAACCCCAACAGCTTTATTTTTTTAGACCCGCACTCCGGGCATTTGATGTTGACGGACCGGGCATAACCGCAAAGATGGCATTGATATTCATTGTGCCCTTTGTGCATGGTCATGGTAATATCACAATATTTACAGGACAAGGATTTGCCGCAGTCCATGCAGACCGGAAAGGTTGCAAAACCCCGCCGGTTCAGAAAAATCAATGCCTGCTTTCCTTGATCAAGACAGGCCCTGATCGCTTGCGCAAGCGTTGGCGTAATGATCCGGTCACTGCCCCTGGCATCTTTATAATTTTTCAAATCCACAAGGATGATCTCCGGCAGGGGATGACGGTTGATACGGGTTTCAAGTTTTAATTCTTCGAACCGCTTGAGAACCACATTCTGATAGGATTGCACCGAAGGGGTGGCAGACCCTAAAATCACGGGGCAGCCGTTAAGCTTTGCCCGGACAACGGCCAGATCCCTTGCATTATATCTGAGACCTGTCTCCTGCTTGTAAGACCCGTCATGCTCCTCGTCCACGATAATGACCCCGATATTTTCAAACGGTGCAAACACGGCAGACCTGGCCCCGATAACAATCTTTACTTTTTTTAAAACGATTTTTCGCCACTGGTCCAGCAGCTCACCCTTGGACAAGGCAGAATGAATCACGGCAACCTTATCACCAAACCTTGCCCTGAACCGTCTTTCCGTCTGGGAGATCAGGGAAATTTCCGGCACCAGCACAATGGCGTTTCTCCCCTTTTCAATCACATCCCAGACCAGCCGCATGTAAACTTCTGTTTTGCCGGAACCTGTGATACCGGACAAAAGGTAAGGGCTAAAT belongs to Desulfobacula toluolica Tol2 and includes:
- the priA gene encoding primosomal protein N', producing the protein MIKTPYISVAVTLPVMQSYTYRVPDQLKAVCSPGMRVLVPFGRRRVTGYILSGQESCDGFTAKKILDVLDDHPLFPESQISFFKWISNYYIHPLGDVIKTALPSGFDRHDVSCVFVTRQGRHSLNNAKVTPGEAQVLESILQKESCTLKQLVKNSKNTTINALIRRMEKNDLITVSAVLKKDGATIKKEKFILCGDGPKTALRMSKKREKLLALVKKKQEISLTGLKAKIPTAPALIKPLAEAGYVKIIQRQVFRDPLGDPVEPDRPPELTAEQERVVRQVQDKSGQRFSPYLLSGITGSGKTEVYMRLVWDVIEKGRNAIVLVPEISLISQTERRFRARFGDKVAVIHSALSKGELLDQWRKIVLKKVKIVIGARSAVFAPFENIGVIIVDEEHDGSYKQETGLRYNARDLAVVRAKLNGCPVILGSATPSVQSYQNVVLKRFEELKLETRINRHPLPEIILVDLKNYKDARGSDRIITPTLAQAIRACLDQGKQALIFLNRRGFATFPVCMDCGKSLSCKYCDITMTMHKGHNEYQCHLCGYARSVNIKCPECGSKKIKLLGFGTEKVESMLKALFPDARLARMDQDSTSQKGATIKILKSIRNRNIDIVVGTQMLAKGHDFPSITLVGVICADLSLSLPDFRAGERTFQLLAQVAGRAGRGDTPGKVIMQTYNPEHFIIEASRKQDFFEFFQNEVPYRKALMYPPFSRMIQLKLSGNSAAKVKVYAATVAQVLKAMVEAQENQKDLVQVLGPIEASIPKISSRFRWQILVKSPSSAMLNQLIKSMMDNPKTKPKSGMRLIVDVDPYSLM